A genomic region of Pseudomonas sp. KU43P contains the following coding sequences:
- a CDS encoding 2-oxoglutarate dehydrogenase E1 component, protein MQESVMQRMWESAHLSGGNAAYVEELYELYLHDPNAVPEEWRTYFQKLPADGSTATDVSHSTIRDHFVLLAKNQRRAQPVSAGSVSTEHEKKQVEVLRLIQAYRMRGHQAAKLDPLGLWQRPAPVDLSINHYGLTNADLDTTFRAGDLFIGKEEASLRDIFEALQKTYCRTIGAEFTHITDSEQRSWFQQRLESVRGRPEFSADVQAHLLERVTAGEGLEKYLGTKYPGTKRFGLEGGESLIPMLDEMIQRSGSYGTKEVVIGMAHRGRLNVLVNTFGKNPRELFDEFEGKKMNELGSGDVKYHQGFSSNVMTPGGEVHLAMAFNPSHLEIVSPVVEGSVRARQDRRNDTVGDKVLPISIHGDAAFAGQGVVMETFQMSQTRGFKTGGTVHIVINNQVGFTISNPLDSRSTEYATDVAKMIQAPILHVNGDDPEAVLFVTQLAIDYRMQFKRDVVIDLVCYRRRGHNEADEPNGTQPLMYQQISKQRTTRELYAEALIQAGRIDAERAQAKIDEYRNALDNGLHVVKSLVKEPNRELFVDWRPYLGHAWTARHDTRFDLKTLQELSAKLLELPEGFVVQRQVSKIYEDRQKMQAGGLPINWGYAETMAYATLQFEGHPIRMTGQDIGRGTFSHRHAVLHNQKDATTYVPLQNLFPGQPKFELYDSFLSEEAVLAFEYGYSTTTPNALVIWEAQFGDFANGAQVVIDQFITSGEHKWGRLCGLTMLLPHGYEGQGPEHSSARLERYLQLCAEHNIQVCVPTTPAQIYHLLRRQVIRPLRKPLIVLTPKSLLRHKLAISTLEDLAEGSFQTVIPEVDAIDPAKVERLVLCSGKVYYDLLEKRRAEGREDIAILRIEQLYPFPEDDLVEILAQYTNLKHAVWCQEEPMNQGAWYSSQHHMRRILGRHNKALVLEYAGRDASAAPACGYASKHAEQQEKLLQDAFTV, encoded by the coding sequence ATGCAAGAAAGCGTGATGCAGCGCATGTGGGAAAGCGCCCACCTTTCAGGTGGTAACGCTGCATATGTGGAAGAGCTCTACGAGCTCTACCTGCACGACCCTAACGCTGTGCCAGAAGAGTGGCGCACTTACTTCCAGAAGTTGCCTGCTGATGGCAGCACCGCTACCGATGTATCGCACTCGACGATCCGCGACCATTTCGTACTGCTGGCAAAGAACCAGCGCCGCGCCCAACCGGTATCCGCCGGGAGCGTGAGCACAGAACACGAGAAGAAGCAGGTTGAAGTTCTGCGACTGATCCAGGCCTATCGTATGCGCGGCCATCAGGCTGCCAAGCTCGACCCGTTGGGGTTGTGGCAGCGCCCTGCGCCCGTAGACCTGTCGATCAATCACTACGGCTTGACCAATGCCGATCTTGATACGACCTTCCGTGCCGGCGACCTGTTCATCGGCAAAGAGGAAGCGAGCCTACGCGACATCTTCGAGGCGCTCCAGAAGACATATTGTCGCACCATTGGTGCCGAGTTCACCCACATCACCGATTCCGAGCAGCGCAGCTGGTTCCAGCAGCGCCTGGAAAGCGTGCGCGGCCGTCCGGAGTTTTCCGCCGACGTGCAGGCCCACCTGCTCGAGCGCGTGACTGCCGGTGAAGGCCTTGAGAAGTACCTGGGCACCAAGTACCCGGGCACCAAGCGCTTCGGCCTGGAGGGTGGCGAAAGCCTGATCCCGATGCTGGACGAGATGATCCAGCGCTCCGGCTCCTACGGCACCAAGGAAGTCGTCATCGGCATGGCCCACCGCGGCCGTCTGAACGTGCTGGTGAATACCTTCGGCAAGAACCCGCGCGAGCTGTTCGACGAGTTCGAAGGCAAGAAGATGAACGAGCTGGGCTCCGGTGACGTGAAGTATCACCAGGGCTTCTCCTCGAACGTGATGACGCCGGGTGGCGAAGTTCACCTGGCTATGGCGTTCAACCCGTCCCACCTGGAAATCGTCTCGCCAGTGGTGGAAGGTTCGGTGCGCGCCCGTCAGGACCGTCGCAACGACACCGTCGGTGACAAGGTTCTGCCGATCTCGATCCACGGCGACGCTGCATTCGCCGGCCAGGGCGTGGTCATGGAAACCTTCCAGATGTCGCAGACCCGCGGTTTCAAGACCGGCGGTACCGTGCACATCGTGATCAACAACCAGGTTGGTTTCACCATCAGCAACCCGCTGGACTCGCGTTCCACCGAGTACGCTACCGACGTCGCCAAGATGATCCAGGCGCCGATCCTGCACGTGAACGGTGACGATCCGGAAGCGGTGCTGTTCGTGACTCAGCTGGCCATCGATTACCGCATGCAGTTCAAGCGTGACGTGGTCATCGACCTGGTCTGCTACCGTCGCCGCGGCCACAACGAGGCCGACGAGCCGAACGGCACCCAGCCGCTGATGTACCAGCAGATCAGCAAGCAGCGCACCACCCGTGAGCTGTACGCCGAAGCGCTGATCCAGGCCGGTCGCATCGACGCCGAGCGTGCCCAGGCCAAGATCGACGAGTACCGCAACGCGCTGGACAACGGCCTGCACGTTGTGAAGAGCCTGGTCAAGGAGCCGAACCGCGAGCTGTTCGTCGACTGGCGTCCATACCTGGGTCATGCCTGGACCGCGCGCCACGACACCCGCTTCGACCTCAAGACCCTGCAGGAACTGTCGGCCAAGCTGCTGGAACTGCCAGAAGGCTTCGTCGTTCAGCGTCAGGTATCGAAGATCTACGAAGATCGCCAGAAGATGCAAGCCGGTGGCCTGCCGATCAACTGGGGTTATGCAGAGACCATGGCCTACGCCACCCTGCAGTTCGAGGGTCACCCGATCCGCATGACCGGCCAGGACATCGGCCGTGGCACCTTCTCGCACCGCCATGCGGTGTTGCACAACCAGAAGGACGCCACCACCTACGTGCCGCTGCAGAACCTGTTCCCGGGCCAGCCGAAGTTCGAACTGTACGACTCCTTCCTGTCGGAAGAAGCGGTACTGGCCTTCGAATACGGCTACTCGACCACCACGCCGAACGCGCTGGTGATCTGGGAAGCCCAGTTCGGCGACTTCGCCAACGGTGCGCAAGTGGTGATCGACCAGTTCATCACCAGCGGCGAGCACAAGTGGGGCCGTCTGTGCGGTCTGACCATGCTGCTGCCACACGGCTATGAAGGGCAGGGGCCGGAGCACTCCTCCGCGCGTCTGGAGCGTTACCTGCAGCTGTGCGCCGAGCACAATATCCAGGTCTGCGTACCGACCACCCCGGCACAGATCTACCACCTGCTGCGTCGTCAGGTCATCCGTCCGCTGCGCAAGCCGCTGATCGTCCTGACGCCGAAGTCGCTGCTGCGCCACAAGCTGGCCATCTCGACTCTGGAAGACCTGGCAGAAGGTTCGTTCCAGACCGTGATCCCGGAAGTCGACGCAATCGACCCGGCAAAGGTCGAGCGCCTGGTCCTGTGCAGCGGCAAGGTCTACTACGACCTGCTGGAAAAACGCCGTGCCGAAGGCCGCGAAGACATCGCGATCCTGCGTATCGAGCAACTGTATCCGTTCCCTGAGGACGATCTGGTCGAAATCCTGGCGCAGTACACCAACCTCAAGCATGCGGTCTGGTGTCAGGAAGAGCCGATGAACCAGGGCGCCTGGTACAGCAGCCAGCACCACATGCGCCGTATTCTGGGCCGCCACAACAAGGCACTGGTCCTCGAATACGCCGGCCGCGACGCGTCTGCCGCGCCAGCTTGTGGTTACGCTTCGAAGCACGCCGAACAGCAGGAAAAACTGCTGCAAGACGCCTTCACTGTCTAA
- the gltA gene encoding citrate synthase, with amino-acid sequence MADKKAQLVIEGAAPVELPILTGTVGPDVIDVRGLGATGHFTFDPGFMATASCESKITYIDGDKGVLLHRGYPIEQLAEQSDYLETCYLLLNGELPNAEQKAQFVSTVKNHTMVHEQLKSFFNGFRRDAHPMAVMCGVVGALSAFYHDSLDINNPQHREISAVRLVAKMPTLAAMVYKYSMGQPMMYPRNDLSYAENFLHMMFNTPCEIKPISPVLAKAMDRIFILHADHEQNASTSTVRLAGSSGANPFACIAAGIAALWGPAHGGANEAVLTMLDEIGDVSNIDKYIAKAKDKNDPFKLMGFGHRVYKNRDPRATVMKKTCDEVLGELGIKNDPQLELAMRLEEIALTDPYFIERSLYPNVDFYSGIILKAIGIPTSMFTVIFALARTVGWISHWKEMLSSPYKIGRPRQLYTGELQRDIVELKDRK; translated from the coding sequence ATGGCTGACAAAAAAGCGCAGTTGGTCATCGAGGGCGCTGCCCCCGTCGAGCTGCCCATTTTAACCGGCACCGTTGGTCCTGATGTAATCGACGTCCGCGGGTTGGGGGCCACTGGTCACTTCACCTTCGACCCTGGTTTCATGGCGACTGCCTCGTGCGAGTCGAAGATCACCTACATTGACGGCGACAAGGGCGTACTGCTGCACCGCGGCTACCCCATCGAACAGCTCGCCGAGCAATCGGACTACCTGGAAACCTGCTACCTGCTGCTCAACGGCGAACTGCCCAATGCCGAGCAGAAGGCTCAGTTCGTCAGCACCGTGAAGAACCACACCATGGTTCACGAGCAGCTGAAGTCGTTCTTCAACGGTTTCCGCCGCGACGCTCACCCGATGGCGGTGATGTGCGGCGTGGTCGGCGCCCTGTCGGCGTTCTACCACGACTCCCTGGATATCAATAACCCGCAACACCGCGAAATTTCCGCGGTGCGCCTGGTCGCCAAGATGCCGACCCTGGCCGCGATGGTTTACAAGTACTCCATGGGCCAGCCGATGATGTACCCGCGCAACGACCTGTCGTACGCGGAAAACTTCCTGCACATGATGTTCAACACCCCGTGCGAGATCAAACCGATCAGCCCGGTACTGGCCAAGGCAATGGACCGGATCTTCATCCTCCACGCCGACCATGAGCAGAACGCCTCCACTTCCACCGTGCGCCTGGCCGGCTCCTCGGGTGCCAACCCGTTCGCCTGTATCGCCGCCGGTATCGCCGCACTGTGGGGCCCTGCCCACGGCGGTGCGAACGAAGCCGTACTGACCATGCTCGATGAAATTGGCGATGTCTCGAACATCGACAAGTACATCGCCAAGGCCAAGGACAAGAACGACCCGTTCAAGCTGATGGGCTTCGGTCACCGCGTGTACAAGAACCGCGACCCGCGCGCCACCGTGATGAAGAAGACCTGCGACGAAGTGCTCGGCGAGCTGGGCATCAAAAACGACCCGCAGCTCGAACTGGCCATGCGCCTGGAAGAGATCGCCCTGACCGATCCTTACTTCATCGAGCGCTCGCTGTACCCGAACGTCGACTTCTACTCGGGGATCATCCTCAAGGCGATCGGCATTCCAACCAGCATGTTCACCGTGATCTTCGCCCTGGCCCGTACCGTGGGCTGGATCTCGCACTGGAAGGAAATGCTCTCCAGCCCGTACAAGATCGGCCGTCCGCGCCAGTTGTACACCGGTGAGCTGCAGCGCGACATCGTTGAACTGAAAGACCGCAAGTAA
- a CDS encoding succinate dehydrogenase iron-sulfur subunit: MLKVEVYRYNPDTDSAPKMESFDVDTGGKDLMVLDVLALIKEKDEGFSYRRSCREGVCGSDGMNMNGKNGLACITPLSGVVKGNKLVLRPLPGLPVIRDLVVDMSIFYKQYEKVKPFLQNDTPAPAIERLQSPEDRDKLDGLYECILCACCSTSCPSFWWNPDKFLGPAALLQAYRFLADSRDTKTQERLASLDDPFSVFRCRGIMNCVNVCPKGLNPTKAIGHVRNMLLQSGT, translated from the coding sequence ATGTTGAAAGTCGAAGTTTATCGTTACAACCCGGACACCGACTCGGCGCCCAAGATGGAGTCGTTCGACGTCGATACCGGCGGCAAGGACCTGATGGTTCTGGATGTGTTGGCGCTGATCAAGGAAAAGGACGAGGGCTTCTCGTACCGTCGCTCCTGCCGTGAAGGCGTTTGCGGTTCCGATGGCATGAACATGAACGGCAAGAACGGCCTGGCCTGCATCACCCCGCTGTCGGGCGTGGTCAAGGGCAACAAGCTGGTATTGCGCCCGCTGCCGGGCCTGCCGGTCATTCGTGACCTGGTCGTCGACATGAGCATCTTCTACAAGCAGTACGAGAAGGTGAAGCCATTCCTGCAGAACGATACGCCGGCTCCGGCTATCGAGCGTCTGCAGTCGCCGGAAGATCGCGACAAGCTGGACGGCCTGTACGAGTGCATCCTGTGCGCCTGCTGCTCGACCTCCTGCCCGTCGTTCTGGTGGAACCCGGACAAGTTCCTGGGCCCCGCTGCCCTGCTGCAGGCCTATCGCTTCCTGGCCGACAGCCGTGACACCAAGACCCAGGAGCGCCTGGCGTCCCTGGACGACCCGTTCAGCGTATTCCGCTGCCGCGGGATCATGAACTGCGTGAACGTTTGCCCGAAGGGTCTGAACCCGACCAAGGCAATCGGCCACGTACGTAACATGCTGCTGCAAAGCGGCACCTGA
- the odhB gene encoding 2-oxoglutarate dehydrogenase complex dihydrolipoyllysine-residue succinyltransferase, whose product MAIEIKAPTFPESVADGTVATWHKKPGEAVKRDELIVDIETDKVVLEVLATADGVLGDIVKGEGDTVLSDEVLGSIVEGGAAAAAPAAAPAAAAPAAAAADAGEDDPVAAPAARKLAEENGIDLATVAGTGKGGRVTKEDVVAAVANKKSAPAAAPAAKPAAAAAAPVVTAAGDRTEKRVPMTRLRAKIAERLVEAQSNMAMLTTFNEVDMTEVMALRSKYKDLFEKTHNGVRLGFMSFFVKAATEALKRFPAVNASIDGNDIVYHGYADVGVAVSSDRGLVVPVLRNAESMSLAEIENGIATFGKKARDGKLAIEEMTGGTFTITNGGTFGSMMSTPIVNPPQAAILGMHNIIQRPMAINGQVVIRPMMYLALSYDHRLIDGKEAVTFLVTIKNLLEDPSRLLLDI is encoded by the coding sequence ATGGCTATCGAGATCAAAGCCCCAACCTTCCCGGAATCGGTCGCCGACGGCACCGTTGCCACCTGGCACAAGAAGCCTGGCGAAGCCGTCAAGCGTGACGAGCTGATCGTCGACATCGAGACCGACAAGGTCGTTCTGGAAGTGCTGGCTACCGCCGATGGCGTGCTGGGCGACATCGTCAAGGGCGAGGGCGACACCGTCCTGTCCGACGAAGTTCTGGGTTCGATCGTTGAAGGTGGCGCTGCTGCCGCTGCGCCAGCTGCTGCCCCGGCCGCTGCTGCTCCGGCTGCCGCTGCCGCCGACGCTGGCGAGGACGACCCGGTCGCCGCTCCAGCCGCGCGCAAACTGGCTGAAGAGAACGGCATCGACCTGGCTACCGTTGCCGGCACCGGCAAAGGCGGTCGCGTGACCAAGGAAGATGTGGTTGCCGCCGTTGCCAACAAGAAGTCGGCACCTGCCGCCGCTCCGGCTGCCAAGCCTGCCGCTGCCGCCGCTGCCCCGGTTGTGACCGCTGCTGGCGACCGCACCGAGAAGCGCGTACCGATGACCCGCCTGCGCGCCAAGATCGCCGAGCGTCTGGTCGAAGCCCAGTCGAACATGGCGATGCTGACCACCTTCAACGAAGTCGACATGACCGAAGTCATGGCCCTGCGTTCGAAGTACAAGGACCTGTTCGAGAAGACCCACAACGGCGTACGCCTGGGCTTCATGTCGTTCTTCGTCAAGGCCGCCACCGAAGCGCTGAAGCGTTTCCCGGCAGTCAACGCCTCGATCGACGGCAACGACATCGTCTACCACGGCTATGCCGACGTCGGCGTTGCCGTGTCGAGCGACCGTGGCCTGGTGGTTCCGGTTCTGCGTAACGCCGAGTCGATGAGCCTGGCTGAAATCGAGAACGGCATCGCCACCTTCGGCAAGAAGGCCCGTGACGGCAAGCTGGCCATCGAAGAGATGACCGGCGGCACCTTCACCATCACCAACGGTGGTACTTTCGGTTCGATGATGTCGACCCCGATCGTCAACCCGCCGCAGGCTGCCATCCTCGGCATGCACAACATCATCCAGCGTCCGATGGCCATCAACGGCCAAGTGGTAATCCGCCCGATGATGTACCTGGCGCTGTCGTACGATCACCGTCTGATCGACGGCAAGGAAGCGGTAACCTTCCTGGTCACCATCAAGAACCTGCTGGAAGATCCGTCTCGCCTGCTGCTGGACATCTAA
- the lpdA gene encoding dihydrolipoyl dehydrogenase has translation MTQKFDVVVIGAGPGGYVAAIKAAQLGLKTACIEKYTDAEGKLALGGTCLNVGCIPSKALLDSSWKYKEAKESFNVHGISTGEVKMDVAAMVGRKAGIVKNLTGGVATLFKANGVTSIQGHGKLLAGKKVEVTKADGTTEVIEAENVILASGSRPIDIPPAPVDQNVIVDSTGALEFQSVPKRLGVIGAGVIGLELGSVWARLGAEVTVLEALDTFLMAADTAVSKEAQKTLTKQGLDIKLGARVTGSKVNGNEVEVTYTNAEGEQKITFDKLIVAVGRRPVTTDLLASDSGVTIDERGYIFVDDHCATSVPGVYAIGDVVRGMMLAHKASEEGIMVVERIKGHKAQMNYDLIPSVIYTHPEIAWVGKTEQALKAEGVEVNVGTFPFAASGRAMAANDTGGFVKVIADAKTDRVLGVHVIGPSAAELVQQGAIAMEFGTSAEDLGMMVFSHPTLSEALHEAALAVNGGAIHVANRKKR, from the coding sequence ATGACCCAGAAATTCGACGTAGTGGTGATTGGTGCAGGTCCTGGCGGCTATGTGGCTGCCATCAAGGCTGCCCAACTCGGTCTGAAGACTGCCTGTATCGAGAAGTACACCGACGCCGAGGGCAAGCTGGCCCTGGGCGGTACCTGCCTGAACGTAGGCTGCATTCCATCCAAGGCGCTGCTGGACAGCTCCTGGAAGTACAAGGAAGCCAAAGAGAGCTTCAACGTCCACGGTATCTCCACTGGCGAAGTGAAGATGGACGTGGCCGCGATGGTTGGCCGCAAGGCCGGCATCGTCAAGAACCTGACCGGCGGCGTTGCCACCCTGTTCAAGGCCAACGGCGTCACTTCGATCCAGGGCCACGGCAAACTGCTGGCTGGCAAGAAAGTCGAAGTCACCAAGGCTGACGGCACCACCGAAGTCATCGAAGCCGAGAACGTGATCCTGGCTTCCGGCTCCCGTCCGATCGACATTCCGCCGGCTCCGGTCGACCAGAATGTCATCGTCGACTCCACCGGCGCCCTGGAATTCCAATCGGTACCCAAGCGCCTGGGCGTGATCGGCGCTGGCGTGATCGGCCTGGAGCTGGGCTCGGTATGGGCTCGCCTGGGTGCTGAAGTCACCGTCCTGGAAGCCCTGGACACCTTCCTGATGGCTGCCGACACTGCCGTGTCGAAAGAAGCCCAGAAGACCCTGACCAAGCAAGGCCTGGACATCAAGCTGGGCGCTCGCGTGACCGGTTCGAAAGTCAACGGCAACGAAGTCGAAGTGACTTACACCAATGCCGAAGGCGAGCAGAAGATCACCTTCGACAAGCTGATCGTTGCGGTCGGCCGTCGCCCGGTGACCACCGACCTGCTGGCCTCGGACAGCGGTGTGACCATCGACGAGCGTGGCTACATCTTCGTCGACGATCACTGCGCTACCAGCGTTCCAGGCGTGTACGCCATCGGTGACGTGGTGCGTGGCATGATGCTGGCACACAAGGCCTCGGAAGAGGGCATCATGGTCGTCGAGCGCATCAAGGGCCATAAAGCCCAGATGAATTACGACCTGATCCCGTCGGTTATCTACACCCACCCGGAAATCGCGTGGGTCGGCAAGACCGAACAAGCCTTGAAGGCCGAGGGTGTTGAGGTTAACGTAGGCACCTTCCCGTTCGCGGCCAGCGGCCGTGCGATGGCTGCCAACGACACCGGTGGTTTCGTCAAGGTCATCGCCGATGCCAAGACCGACCGCGTTCTGGGTGTGCACGTGATTGGCCCATCGGCTGCCGAGCTGGTGCAGCAGGGCGCAATCGCAATGGAATTCGGCACCAGTGCCGAGGATCTGGGCATGATGGTCTTCAGCCATCCAACCCTGTCCGAAGCGCTGCATGAAGCAGCGCTGGCTGTGAATGGCGGCGCCATTCACGTGGCCAACCGTAAGAAGCGTTAA
- the sdhD gene encoding succinate dehydrogenase, hydrophobic membrane anchor protein, with protein MVTNVTNLSRSGLYDWMAQRVSAVVLAAYFIFLIGYVVAHPGIDYTQWHGLFSNNAMRIFSLLALVALGAHAWVGMWTIATDYLTPMSFGKSATAIRFLFQAVCGVAMFAYFVWGVQILWGI; from the coding sequence ATGGTAACCAATGTCACGAACCTGTCGCGTTCGGGCCTCTATGACTGGATGGCGCAGCGCGTATCGGCGGTCGTTCTCGCGGCTTACTTCATCTTCCTGATCGGCTACGTGGTCGCCCACCCAGGCATCGACTACACCCAGTGGCACGGTCTGTTCTCCAACAACGCGATGCGGATCTTCAGTCTGCTGGCCCTCGTTGCCCTGGGCGCTCACGCCTGGGTCGGCATGTGGACCATCGCCACCGACTACCTGACGCCGATGTCGTTCGGCAAGTCGGCGACTGCGATTCGTTTCCTGTTCCAGGCGGTATGCGGCGTTGCAATGTTCGCTTACTTCGTCTGGGGTGTGCAGATTCTCTGGGGTATCTGA
- the sdhC gene encoding succinate dehydrogenase, cytochrome b556 subunit, protein MKKAVKSQRPVNLDLRTIKLPVTAYTSILHRISGVILFLGLAIMLYALGKSLGSEEGFGEVKACLTSPLAKFVTWGLLSALLYHLVAGVRHLIMDMGIGETLEGGKLGSKIVIVISVVLIVLVGVWVW, encoded by the coding sequence GTGAAAAAAGCCGTGAAAAGCCAACGACCTGTAAACCTAGACCTAAGGACCATCAAGCTTCCTGTCACTGCGTACACGTCCATCCTGCACCGTATCTCCGGCGTCATCCTGTTCCTCGGCCTTGCCATCATGCTTTATGCACTGGGCAAGTCGCTGGGCTCCGAGGAAGGCTTCGGCGAGGTGAAGGCGTGTCTGACCAGCCCGCTGGCCAAGTTCGTGACCTGGGGCCTGCTGTCCGCCCTGCTTTATCACCTCGTGGCAGGTGTACGCCACCTGATCATGGACATGGGCATCGGTGAGACGCTGGAAGGCGGCAAGCTGGGCTCGAAAATCGTGATTGTCATCTCCGTGGTGCTGATCGTTCTGGTGGGAGTTTGGGTATGGTAA
- a CDS encoding START domain-containing protein, which produces MRSFKRIALLCGMGVLLAPAAWAENWQVAKDEEGIKVSLSEVAGSKYKAYQGVALIKAPLAKVKALQEDVAGACAWIHECKSQKLLKHEGDQSWTYTQFNTPWPVTPRDSVLHITTVEGADGSLTRNLKEEPTYLPEEKGFVRVAKVEGFWKLVPKGADMTEVTYQVHTEPGGSVPAMVANKFVVDAPFNTLKGLRERAEKNN; this is translated from the coding sequence ATGAGATCGTTCAAGCGTATTGCACTGCTGTGTGGCATGGGTGTTCTGCTGGCGCCGGCCGCCTGGGCGGAAAACTGGCAAGTGGCCAAGGACGAGGAGGGGATCAAGGTCTCCCTCAGTGAAGTGGCGGGGTCCAAGTACAAGGCCTACCAGGGTGTGGCCCTGATCAAGGCGCCCTTGGCCAAGGTGAAGGCGCTGCAGGAGGATGTGGCTGGGGCATGTGCATGGATACATGAGTGCAAATCCCAGAAGTTGCTCAAGCACGAGGGCGACCAGAGCTGGACCTATACCCAATTCAATACCCCGTGGCCGGTAACGCCGCGGGATTCGGTGCTGCATATCACCACGGTCGAGGGTGCTGATGGCAGCCTGACCCGTAATCTGAAAGAAGAGCCTACCTATCTGCCGGAAGAGAAAGGTTTTGTGCGGGTGGCGAAAGTCGAAGGCTTCTGGAAGTTGGTGCCCAAGGGAGCCGACATGACGGAAGTCACCTATCAGGTGCACACCGAGCCAGGTGGCAGCGTGCCGGCGATGGTCGCCAACAAGTTCGTGGTGGACGCGCCGTTCAATACCCTGAAGGGGTTGCGCGAACGGGCTGAAAAGAACAACTGA
- the sdhA gene encoding succinate dehydrogenase flavoprotein subunit: MASIPTISFDAIIIGGGGAGMRAALQLAQGGHKTAVVTKVFPTRSHTVSAQGGITCAIASADPNDDWRWHMYDTVKGSDYIGDQDAIEYMCQEGPAAVFELDHMGLPFSRTETGRIYQRPFGGQSKDFGKGGQAARTCAASDRTGHALLHTLYQGNLKAGTTFLNEYYAVDLVKNQEGAFVGVIAICIETGETMYIKSKATVLATGGAGRIYASTTNALINTGDGIGMALRAGVPVQDIEMWQFHPTGIAGAGVLVTEGCRGEGGYLINAHGERFMERYAPNAKDLAGRDVVARSMVKEIIAGNGVGPNKDHVLLKLDHLGEEVLHSRLPGICELSKTFAHVDPVVAPVPVVPTCHYMMGGVATNIHGQAITMDEEGKDHIIPGLFAVGEVACVSVHGANRLGGNSLLDLVVFGRAAGLHLEKALSDGIEHLDASDTDIDVALSRLNKLNERSTGEDVASLKRELQSCMQNYFGVFRTGEYMLKGIEQLAGLRERIANVKINDKSQAFNTARIEALELQNLLEVAEATAIAAEARKESRGAHAREDFEDRDDENWLCHTLYYPGEKRVAKRGVNFAPKTVPAFEPKVRTY, from the coding sequence ATGGCTAGCATTCCTACTATTTCCTTCGACGCCATCATCATTGGTGGCGGCGGCGCCGGCATGCGCGCAGCGCTGCAGCTGGCTCAGGGTGGTCACAAGACTGCCGTGGTCACCAAGGTCTTCCCGACCCGTTCGCACACTGTATCCGCCCAGGGCGGCATCACCTGCGCCATCGCTTCGGCCGACCCGAACGACGACTGGCGCTGGCACATGTACGATACCGTCAAGGGTTCCGACTACATCGGTGACCAGGACGCTATCGAATACATGTGTCAGGAAGGCCCGGCTGCGGTCTTCGAGCTGGACCACATGGGCCTGCCGTTCTCGCGTACCGAAACCGGCCGTATCTACCAGCGTCCGTTCGGTGGCCAGTCCAAGGACTTCGGCAAGGGTGGCCAGGCTGCCCGTACCTGCGCCGCTTCCGACCGTACCGGCCACGCGCTGCTGCACACCCTGTATCAGGGCAACTTGAAAGCCGGCACCACCTTCCTCAATGAGTACTACGCAGTCGACCTGGTAAAGAACCAGGAAGGCGCCTTCGTCGGTGTGATCGCGATCTGCATCGAAACCGGCGAAACCATGTACATCAAGTCGAAGGCCACTGTTCTGGCCACTGGCGGTGCGGGCCGTATCTACGCCTCGACCACCAACGCCCTGATCAACACCGGTGACGGTATCGGCATGGCCCTGCGTGCAGGTGTACCGGTGCAGGACATCGAGATGTGGCAGTTCCACCCGACCGGTATCGCCGGCGCCGGTGTACTGGTGACCGAAGGTTGCCGCGGTGAAGGTGGCTACCTGATCAACGCCCACGGCGAGCGCTTCATGGAGCGTTACGCGCCAAACGCGAAAGACCTGGCCGGCCGCGACGTAGTCGCCCGTTCCATGGTCAAGGAAATCATCGCCGGCAACGGCGTGGGCCCGAACAAGGACCACGTACTGCTGAAGCTGGACCACCTGGGCGAGGAAGTGCTGCACAGCCGCCTGCCAGGTATCTGCGAACTGTCCAAGACCTTCGCCCACGTCGACCCGGTTGTCGCGCCGGTGCCGGTCGTTCCAACCTGCCACTACATGATGGGCGGCGTTGCCACCAACATCCATGGCCAGGCCATCACCATGGACGAAGAAGGCAAGGATCACATCATTCCTGGCCTGTTCGCCGTAGGTGAAGTGGCGTGCGTATCGGTTCACGGTGCCAACCGTCTGGGCGGCAACTCGCTGCTCGACCTGGTGGTGTTCGGCCGTGCTGCCGGCCTGCACCTGGAGAAGGCGCTGAGCGATGGCATCGAGCATCTCGACGCCAGCGACACCGATATCGATGTTGCCCTGAGCCGCCTGAACAAGCTCAACGAGCGTTCCACTGGCGAAGACGTTGCCAGCCTCAAGCGCGAGCTGCAGAGCTGCATGCAGAACTACTTCGGTGTATTCCGTACCGGTGAATACATGCTGAAGGGTATCGAGCAGCTGGCTGGCCTGCGCGAGCGTATCGCCAACGTCAAGATCAACGACAAGTCCCAGGCCTTCAACACCGCGCGTATCGAAGCGCTGGAGCTGCAGAACCTGCTGGAAGTTGCCGAAGCGACCGCCATTGCGGCCGAAGCCCGTAAAGAGTCCCGCGGCGCTCACGCCCGTGAAGACTTCGAAGACCGTGACGACGAGAACTGGCTGTGCCACACCCTGTACTACCCGGGTGAGAAGCGCGTTGCCAAGCGTGGCGTCAACTTTGCGCCGAAGACTGTTCCAGCCTTCGAACCAAAAGTCCGGACTTACTAA